Proteins encoded in a region of the Carassius gibelio isolate Cgi1373 ecotype wild population from Czech Republic chromosome B5, carGib1.2-hapl.c, whole genome shotgun sequence genome:
- the osm gene encoding uncharacterized protein osm, translated as MELKMGLLIWWILLMSQEMACRPTNRPTNRCLDRISYTKTKIEHLLKKFLSEKENDVKPWPNPISELHLKNLSREEKMQKAQCGLHFMHKALQLIHQHQSDLHDPTNPILEEIRQNVNVLFHTKHCVAEGNCTRIPEPDFPFKDTYRRKQWGRTVLQTSVEFLGDMVNGFSSSSKRP; from the exons ATGGAGCTAAAAATGG GACTTCTGATATGGTGGATTTTATTGATGAGCCAGGAGATGGCATGCAGACCGACAAACAGACCGACAAACAGATGTTTAGACCGCATCAGTTACACGAAGACCAAAATTGAACACCTGTTGAAGAAATTC CTCTCAGAAAAGGAAAATGATGTTAAACCATGGCCGAACCCTATCTCAGAGCTTCACTTGAAGAATTTGTCCCGTGAAGAGAAAATGCAGAAAGCTCAGTGTGGACTTCACTTCATGCATAAAGCTCTTCAGTTGATCCATCAACACCAAAGTGACCTTCATGATCCCACAAATCCTATTCTTGAAGAAATAAgacaaaatgtaaatgttctgTTTCATACCAAGCACTGTGTTGCAGAGGGTAATTGCACAAGGATCCCAGAGCCGGACTTCCCGTTTAAAGACACATATAGAAGAAAACAGTGGGGCCGCACTGTTCTTCAGACCTCTGTAGAATTTCTGGGTGACATGGTAAACGGTTTTTCAAGTTCCAGCAAACGACCCTAA